Proteins found in one Triticum aestivum cultivar Chinese Spring chromosome 4D, IWGSC CS RefSeq v2.1, whole genome shotgun sequence genomic segment:
- the LOC123095976 gene encoding E3 ubiquitin-protein ligase FANCL produces the protein MVLPATPSRDAGAHSRPSQDGQGEAGPPRPRRPPAFYSSVFAQIEEVGWGQLVSATGDDGVSCLTFRVMDEQRRHHLLEITLPMNYPACPPSIAADVPYLPKLQWSKSSRLKDVLCQFQEHLKVLQDYWSTMDGIDKALWVVDPTKPTYAMSHHRIALGDDCYILLHVDTHKPNSLPECRFLGTDGKLERLIKNWRKNRKRWSADRKFHENLATVLDFALPQPPSVSIKDDQQADCGICYATHLPVDDELGTQSGCAADYKCENPSCSRAFHSVCLRDWLRTITTTRQSFDVLFGNCPYCSEPVAVKSTDS, from the exons ATGGTGCTACCCGCCACCCCCTCTCGCGACGCCGGAGCTCACTCGCGCCCTTCGCAGGACGGCCAGGGGGAAGCGGGGCCGCCGCGCCCGCGCAGACCGCCCGCGTTCTACAGCTCCGTGTTCGCGCAG ATCGAAGAGGTCGGGTGGGGGCAACTAGTGAGCGCCACAGGCGATGACGGCGTGTCGTGCCTCACCTTCCGCGTCAT GGATGAGCAGCGACGGCACCATTTACTGGAGATCACACTGCCCATGAACTACCCGGCATGCCCTCCTTCAATTGCTGCG GATGTTCCTTATCTCCCTAAATTACAGTGGTCAAAAAGCTCAAGACTGAAGGATGTTCTCTGCCAGTTCCAAGAG CACCTGAAGGTATTGCAAGATTACTGGTCTACAATGGATGGCATTGACAAGGCCCTTTGGGTTGTCGATCCTACAAAGCCGACATATGCTATGTCTCATCATCGCATAGCTTTGGGTGATGATTGCTATATTTTACTACATGTTGATACGCACAAGCCCAACTCCTTACCAGA GTGCCGCTTCCTAGGCACAGATGGGAAATTGGAAAGGCTGATAAAGAATTGGAGAAAAAATCGTAAGAGATG GAGCGCTGACAGAAAGTTCCATGAAAACCTGGCAACCGTCTTAGATTTTGCTCTGCCGCAACCCCCTTCTGTGAGTATCAAAGATGACCAGCAAGCTGATTGTGGGATATGTTACGCCACGCATCTGCCCGTCG ATGACGAACTCGGGACTCAGAGCGGGTGCGCGGCGGACTACAAGTGCGAAAACCCTAGCTGCAGCAGAGCCTTCCACTCCGTGTGCCTGAGAGACTGGCTGCGCACCATTACTACGACAAGGCA GTCGTTTGATGTCCTGTTCGGGAACTGCCCTTATTGCAGTGAGCCTGTCGCCGTGAAGAGCACCGACAGCTGA